The Candidatus Defluviibacterium haderslevense DNA window ATTAATTAATTTAAGTAATTTACTTCCTGAATAAAATGAATAATACAATTGTGTTTTGTCTGCAATATCTTTCCAATTGTCACCTTCATCAGTGGAAATATAAACAGGTGAATTTTGAGATAAACTAATGAAATAATAACCCTCAGGAGAAATCAGTATATCTCCTAATTCATATTTTTGCGGAGTATTTCTCCTGGACCAAGACACTTGACTTTCGCCTAACGAAGGGATCAAGATCAATAAAATAAGTATGATTTTAGTTTGAGTCTCCATGTGATTACAAAGTTACACCTAAAATGTATAAATGAGTTTATTCAGTACAGGGTATATTTACTTATTATAGTAGACACAAGGAACGTGATTTATATTGTCTATACATGAATTCTATCTCAACTGCCACTCATAAATTTAATTGACTGTAAGTTAATCCAGCAATATCATATCTCTTTGAAACAGTATCCTAACCGTTCCACTTTATTTAAATAAACAAGGCCTAGGGTATTTGAATTATTATATGCCGAATTATTCGACATATAATAATTATTGATTACATTTGTCGAATAATTCGTCATGTATCTCAATTGCCATTCCTATTATTCACTCCGCTATGGGACCCTATCTCCAGAACAACTGGCAGCTGAAGCCCATCGCCTTGGTGTTCGGGAATTGGCCCTGACAGATATCAACAATACTTCTACCTACTACCAGTTTGCCGTGATATGCCAGAAATACGGGATTAAAGCAGTGTTTGGCATCGAATTTCGCAATGAAGACCAGCTGCTTTATATCGGCATAGCGAAAAACAATGAGGGCATTCGCGAACTAACGAGCCACCTGAGCAACTATTCTTTTTCAAAAGAACCGATGCCGCCTCATGCGCCCAAATGGGAACATTGTTATGTCATCTATCGGGACCTTGATCGACCCATCGACTCCTACCTGGACCATGAGTATCTGGGAATAAAACCCGCTGAATTACACACGCTCTACAACGGACCCTTAAAAAAACATCACAACAAATTGGTCGTCTTTGCTCCGGTGACCTTTCTAGATGAGGATGGATGGAAAGTCCACAAATTGCTTCGCTGCATAGACCGCAATACGATTATTGGCAAGCTGGATCCGCATTCCTGTGCGCCTAAAGACGAGGTCTTTTATACCCCTGAAGCTCTGGAACAAGCCTTTGAACCTTATCCTATTATTTTAGAAAACACGCATCGATTATTGGCGGATTGCCATACCGATATGCCTTCCCACGATGATAATAACCGCAGGACCTTTACCGGACAAAAAGAGAGTGATTATAAACTCCTTTCCAAACTGGCTTTCCAGGGTTGCCGGAGGCGATATGGGGATCATAACGAGAAGGCCAAAGAACGCGTAAAACGTGAATTGCAAGTGATTTATAGGATGCATTTTTCAGCTTACTTTTTAATTACCTGGGATATCGTCCGCTACGGTCAGAGTGCGGGATATTATCATGTCGGACGTGGTAGTGGAGCTAATAGTATAGTCGCTTTTTGCCTGTATATTACGGACGTCGATCCCCTGGAACTGGATCTCTATTTCGAACGGTTCATCAATCCACACAGGACCTCACCACCGGATTTTGATATTGATTTTTCATGGAGTGACCGGGATGATGTGACCGAATACATTTTCGAACGCTATGGTCGGGATTATACCGCATTACTCGCCACATACAATACCTTCAAGGGCAAATCCATTGTTCGCGAACTGGGTAAAGTATTCGGTCTCCCAAAAGCAGATATCGACATCATCGTAGATCAGGCATTAGCTACCGAAAAACACCACCCCTATGCAAAACACATCTTCCATTATGGCAAAAAAATGGAAGGCTTCCCGAATTACTTGTCTATCCATGCCGGCGGGGTCATCATTTCGGAACGACCGCTGAACTACCACACCGCCTTGTTGCAGATGCCCAAGGGATTTCCGGTCACCCATTTTGACATGTATGGAGCGGAAGATCTTCACTTTCATAAATACGATATTCTCAGCCAACGGGGTCTCGGACACATCAAAGACGCTGTTGATCTGGTCCGACGCAATCAGGGTAAGAGTGTCGAAATTCACAACATCGCGTCGATCAAGGAAAATGCGAAGGTCAAGGCACAACTTTTTTCAGGAAACTGTATCGGATGTTTTTATATAGAATCTCCGGCTATGCGCGGTCTCTTGACCAAGCTTCATTGTGATAATTATGTTCACTTAGTAGCTGCCAGTTCCATCATTCGACCCGGTGTCGCTAAATCGGGCATGATGCGCGAATACATAGAACGATTTCACGCTCCTGATAAAGTCAAGTATCTGCATCCTGTATTCAAGGACAACCTTCAGGAGACATTTGGTGTGATGGTCTATCAAGAGGATGTGATGAAAATCGTCCACCATTTTGCAGGATTGGATCTCGATGAATCTGATGTTTTGCGCCGCATCATGACCGGCAAAAAGAAATCCTCCGACACCTTTCGCAATCTCATGGAGAAGTATTTTCGGAATTGTAAGGAACGTGGTTATTCCGACGAACTAACGCACGAGGTTTGGCGCCAAATCGAGAGTTTTAGCGGTTATTCTTTCTGTAAAGCACACTCCGCATCTTATGCTGTAGAATCGTTTCAAAGCTTGTATTTGAAATCCCATTATCCACTCGAATTTATGGTGGCGGTGATCAATAATTTTGGTGGATTCTATAATACCGAACTCTATGTCCACGAGGCGCGAATGCAAGGAGCGCACATCGAAGCACCATGTATCAATAATAGCAACTATTTGACTGATCTCCAAGGTCATAACATCTGGATTGGATTCATTCACATCCAATCTCTCGAACAAGACCTCGGCAGACGAATCGTCCGAGAACGCGAACAACACGGTCTTTATACCGGCTTAGATGATTTCACTCAAAGGATCAAAATAGGCCGTGAACAACTGCACTTACTGGTCCGCATTGGTGCCTTTCGCTTTACGGGCAAGACCAAATGTGAACTCATGTGGGACAAGAATGTGGTACACGAACCCAGAACACACTGGTATGGTTCCAAACCCATGTTTGCTCATGAAGAAGACGTCTTTGTGCTCCCAACACTCGAAGAAGGTCGCTATGATCAGGCTTTTGACGAAATGGAGCTGTTAGGATTCCCCTTGTGTAGCCCCTTTGACTTATTGGCCCAACAACCGCAAGACCACAATCAGGCCAAAGACCTCCAGACCTCTATAGGACGCTCAGTAACGATGATAGGTTATTATGTCACCCGCAAACACGTCACCACGATTAAAGGCAGTCTGATGGCTTTCGGAACCTGGGTAGATTCCGCCGGCCACTTCTTTGACACCACACACTTTCCACCGAGTCTGGAACGAAGTCCTTTTCAGGGACGTGGATGCTATAAGATTGTAGGTAAGGTAACGGTTGATTTTGATTTTCCGAGTGTAGAGGTTTATAGTATGGTGAAGTTGCCTTTTATTAAGGATGAAAGGTATTAGGTAGGAAGGGTAATCGGGTAATCAGGTAATCAGGTAAGTGGATTTAAATAATAAATAAAAATGTATATGGAATATGTAAAAAGTTTTAGGGAAATGGAGGTCAAAGGGTATCCAAAAAAGTATTCATTTGAACAAACCCTATTTTTATGCATGAATTTATTTCAGACTTACAAGGGACTATCCGAAACGCTATTTACAAATTGAATGTTTTGATTTTTAGAATAAATTAGTTTATTGAGAAGATGGAGTTTGAGAAGTGGATAAAGAAATTATGAATAAAAGAGAAAACCCATCCCCGGCCCTTCCCTTGAAAAGGGAAGGGAGCTAGTTACATTAAAAATAAAAATTTAGTATTTTGATGAATATTTTCAAGTAAAAATATTAATACTATGAAACAAAATGATGCATTGTATTTTGCAAGAGAGCTTAGAAAAGATCAAACTACTTCAGAAATATTCCTTTGGAAATTGATTAGAAAAAAAAGATTACTTGGACTGCGTTTTCTAAGGCAATATCGAATTGAACATTCCAATATCATGAGCATAAAAAATTATTTTTTTGTTGATTTATATTGTCACGAACTAAAGTTGATTATTGAGGTGGATGGAGAAATTCACCTATTACAAAAAGAATATGATCAGGAAAGAGAAGACATATTAACCCAGATGGGATATAATGTATATAGAATTAAAAATGAGGAGATAAAATCTATTGATATTATGCAAACATTAGAAACTTATTGCAAAAAATTATTATTAGAAAAGAATAACGATACATTTTAAACTAGTCTTGAAAGTTCCATTAAATGAGTTTATGGTCAATTCTCAACTTAAAAATATCAGTATACACTCCCTTCCCTTTCCAAGGGAAGGGTCGGGGATGGGTTCCCGCATATTCACCAAATTCTCTCTCTTTGCAACATGATCCCACCCTCCATAATAAAATAACACTGAGCATTCAACTATTTCAAATCAATCAATTAATAGCATGATATTTTCCCAATGGTATTGTGTCATGCATTTGCAATATATGTTCAAATTCAGAGTGAATTCAATATCGATGATCGTTAATTCAATTCTTCCAAAGAAAAAATTAATTCAAACTAACCACAATAAAATTTAAAACTTAATTTCAGAATCCCTCTCAATTCTTTTTACAACTCTAATCAAATCATCTTTCAACCGGATTACCTTTCATCAAACCGTTCACCATTTAAACCGATCACCCTCCAAACCGATTACCATCCAAAACAGCTCACCTAAAAACTCACTCCCATATGTAACATCAACTCAGTTCTGACATTTCTATACTTACCATTCCATCTGAAAATTTGTTGGTCTGCATCCATTTCCAATCTCCTGCCTTCAAGGCGTACATAGGATTTATTGTAAGGTCTAAATTCAAGTCCGGCGGTAATTCCCCATACAGAATATCCCGTTAGATGCCCTTTAGTATCCATAATTTGAGCTGAAAGAATCGCGTTAGGATCATTAAAATATTCCAGTCTTCCGTATGCTCCAAACTTAGAATGAATAGCATAATACGCACTTGCAACACCAGTAAATAAATTTGCTCCACGTGATACATTGTTCAAATCAGCGTGTTGTTGGATTGCGTAATCAGCTCCTATTTGTAACTTAAGTTTTTTAAGTTGATAATTAAAATAAATATTCTGATAAAATCGGAGATGCGATATACTCATTGAATCTTTAACCGTATCATCACCAAGATAGTTTGTATAACCGACACTTCCTTTTTCATTCAATATATAATTGCATGCAAATCCTACGGATTTTTTTTCATTGAAATCTTCAAAACCATTATATGCATTCAACAGATAAATATTCAATGTCAACTTATTGGTAGGTGTATAATTCAATCGGACACCACTGACATGTGATGGTTCGTGCCAGGCATAAATAGATTCTGAACTACAAATATTTTCTCTCGGTAATAAACCTTCTGTTCCAATATATGATCTAAAAAATCCCGCATCCATCCATAATAATTTATGAAGTCGAATTCCAATATTCGCTTCCATGACTTGATTAAAAGTATTCGACCAAGTCGTTTTAGCATAATCACCAATATGAAAAACGAAAGTTCCCCGTATTTTTTTTATTTCATATTGCAAATTGATTTGAAGGGTATTCAATCCTATAGCATTGTTTCTTGGAGAAATTCCAGGAAACTGTTGATAGGTATTGTCGCCCACAGAATCTGTATAGTGAGCATAATAGATATCGCAATACAAACCAAGCCATTTTGGTAACATATCTTGTGTTGTATTATTATTATTTAATTGAGCTGCACTTAGTTCATTGATTTCAGGGTTTGATGATGTATCCATTTTTTGTTGATTCATCATATTCCAATCTAATCCAAAAGTAGGTAATAAGTTATGAGTAGGCTTTCCAAATTCTATAGGGATAATGAGTTCTTGAATGGCTTGATGAGGTATTGTAGTGTAAACTCTTAAATAGGAAGAATCGATTTTATCCGCATATTTTGGCAATGAAACAACTAGCGTTTTGCCCGTTTTTCTATATGGAAGAATAGTATTATTCCATAATATAAATAGCTCTTCTGACCGCGGGTCCACGGATATATAGAACCTTCGATCAACATACTTTTCAAGTATGATCTGAATTGAATCATTACTCACTGATGTATCTATTGGTTTCTTAATTTCATTACTATTTGCAAAAAACATAAGAGATATTGGATTATCCTTCGTATCGATGTCTACATAAAAAATACTTTTAGATGTCTCCAATGGCCTAACCCAAATATGTTTTGAAGAATCTTGTTTAACTTCCAATCCAATGGAAACATTTAATAAAAAAGGTTCTCTAATATAATTTGGCAATTGAATTTCTGTCCAACCCATTTTTAATAGTATCGGCTCATAAAATAAGCTAGTTGTATTGCCTTGTGAAATGACTTTATGATCAATGCAAATCATCATCATCAACAAGATCAAACATTTATTGAATGTACCCACACTATAATATTAAAAGTAAAAAATAACTGGGTGCTAATATAGTAATCTTTTATGAAATACTTCTATAGATTATTCTCATATGTATTACAATGATTTTCAATCAAATTTATACTTTTTACTTTGCAGAATGCTCAATTATTTTTCATCAATTATTCAACGATAAGATGATATTTGACTTTCTCGGTTATAAATTGCGATGATGAACAAAAATTATTTATTCTAATATGAGCTGCGAAATTTCAAATAAAATGAAAAAAGAAATGTGCTAGCCGTTTTTGATATGATATGAGATGAGGTAGAATAAATTTGAAAATCGCTATCAAAATAAAATCATATGAGATTTATTCTGCGAATAACTGATTTCTAATTTTGGAACATTAACAATACAACAAAAATTAAAAGATCCAACAAAAACTATAATTCAAAAACGGCATTAATGGGAATGATAAATAATACAAATAAATCCGCCAATGTAAATGAAATAGATACTCATGATCTGATTTAATATGCATTTAAAAAAATAATTATATCGTACAGGATCTCATTGCAACTGACTAGAGTCTCTTTGAAAAAATAATTATAGATTATAATTCAAAATTTTTAAAAAAAGTATAACTTTGATGTCATCACTAAAACAAGCTTTCAAAAATTGAATCTAAATTTAATCAGAGACTTCAAAAAATTTGCGCTGCTAAACTTAATTTGAAATATTCA harbors:
- a CDS encoding DNA polymerase III subunit alpha, producing MYLNCHSYYSLRYGTLSPEQLAAEAHRLGVRELALTDINNTSTYYQFAVICQKYGIKAVFGIEFRNEDQLLYIGIAKNNEGIRELTSHLSNYSFSKEPMPPHAPKWEHCYVIYRDLDRPIDSYLDHEYLGIKPAELHTLYNGPLKKHHNKLVVFAPVTFLDEDGWKVHKLLRCIDRNTIIGKLDPHSCAPKDEVFYTPEALEQAFEPYPIILENTHRLLADCHTDMPSHDDNNRRTFTGQKESDYKLLSKLAFQGCRRRYGDHNEKAKERVKRELQVIYRMHFSAYFLITWDIVRYGQSAGYYHVGRGSGANSIVAFCLYITDVDPLELDLYFERFINPHRTSPPDFDIDFSWSDRDDVTEYIFERYGRDYTALLATYNTFKGKSIVRELGKVFGLPKADIDIIVDQALATEKHHPYAKHIFHYGKKMEGFPNYLSIHAGGVIISERPLNYHTALLQMPKGFPVTHFDMYGAEDLHFHKYDILSQRGLGHIKDAVDLVRRNQGKSVEIHNIASIKENAKVKAQLFSGNCIGCFYIESPAMRGLLTKLHCDNYVHLVAASSIIRPGVAKSGMMREYIERFHAPDKVKYLHPVFKDNLQETFGVMVYQEDVMKIVHHFAGLDLDESDVLRRIMTGKKKSSDTFRNLMEKYFRNCKERGYSDELTHEVWRQIESFSGYSFCKAHSASYAVESFQSLYLKSHYPLEFMVAVINNFGGFYNTELYVHEARMQGAHIEAPCINNSNYLTDLQGHNIWIGFIHIQSLEQDLGRRIVREREQHGLYTGLDDFTQRIKIGREQLHLLVRIGAFRFTGKTKCELMWDKNVVHEPRTHWYGSKPMFAHEEDVFVLPTLEEGRYDQAFDEMELLGFPLCSPFDLLAQQPQDHNQAKDLQTSIGRSVTMIGYYVTRKHVTTIKGSLMAFGTWVDSAGHFFDTTHFPPSLERSPFQGRGCYKIVGKVTVDFDFPSVEVYSMVKLPFIKDERY
- a CDS encoding DUF559 domain-containing protein — translated: MKQNDALYFARELRKDQTTSEIFLWKLIRKKRLLGLRFLRQYRIEHSNIMSIKNYFFVDLYCHELKLIIEVDGEIHLLQKEYDQEREDILTQMGYNVYRIKNEEIKSIDIMQTLETYCKKLLLEKNNDTF
- a CDS encoding outer membrane beta-barrel protein; this encodes MGTFNKCLILLMMMICIDHKVISQGNTTSLFYEPILLKMGWTEIQLPNYIREPFLLNVSIGLEVKQDSSKHIWVRPLETSKSIFYVDIDTKDNPISLMFFANSNEIKKPIDTSVSNDSIQIILEKYVDRRFYISVDPRSEELFILWNNTILPYRKTGKTLVVSLPKYADKIDSSYLRVYTTIPHQAIQELIIPIEFGKPTHNLLPTFGLDWNMMNQQKMDTSSNPEINELSAAQLNNNNTTQDMLPKWLGLYCDIYYAHYTDSVGDNTYQQFPGISPRNNAIGLNTLQINLQYEIKKIRGTFVFHIGDYAKTTWSNTFNQVMEANIGIRLHKLLWMDAGFFRSYIGTEGLLPRENICSSESIYAWHEPSHVSGVRLNYTPTNKLTLNIYLLNAYNGFEDFNEKKSVGFACNYILNEKGSVGYTNYLGDDTVKDSMSISHLRFYQNIYFNYQLKKLKLQIGADYAIQQHADLNNVSRGANLFTGVASAYYAIHSKFGAYGRLEYFNDPNAILSAQIMDTKGHLTGYSVWGITAGLEFRPYNKSYVRLEGRRLEMDADQQIFRWNGKYRNVRTELMLHMGVSF